A DNA window from Micromonospora sp. NBC_01739 contains the following coding sequences:
- the thrC gene encoding threonine synthase → MWRGLIDAYRDRLPVTDATPVVTLHEGNTPLLPAPVLSARLGCDVYLKVEGANPTGSFKDRGMTMAVSKAVEAGNKAIICASTGNTSASAAAYAARAGVTCAVLVPQGKIALGKLAQALVHGAKLLQVNGNFDDCLALAAKLAQDYPVALVNSVNIDRLHGQKTAAFEIVEALGDAPDIHCLPVGNAGNISAYWMGYTEDLAAGNATRTPRMYGFQAAGAAPIVTGQVVPEPSTIATAIRIGNPASWTKALDARDASGGLIDAVTDRDILAAYRLLAREVGVFVELGSAASVAGLLQQAAAGRVPAGSTVVCTVTGHGLKDPEWAISTAPSPVTIANDPLAAARSLDLA, encoded by the coding sequence ATGTGGCGGGGCCTGATCGACGCCTACCGGGACCGACTGCCGGTCACCGACGCCACGCCGGTCGTCACCCTGCACGAGGGGAACACCCCGCTGCTGCCCGCCCCGGTGCTCTCCGCCCGGCTCGGCTGTGACGTCTACCTCAAGGTGGAGGGGGCCAACCCCACCGGCTCCTTCAAGGACCGGGGCATGACGATGGCGGTCTCCAAGGCGGTCGAGGCCGGCAACAAGGCGATCATCTGCGCCTCCACCGGCAACACCAGCGCCTCCGCCGCCGCGTACGCGGCCCGTGCCGGGGTGACCTGCGCGGTGCTGGTGCCCCAGGGCAAGATCGCGTTGGGCAAGCTGGCCCAGGCGCTGGTGCACGGGGCCAAGCTGCTCCAGGTCAACGGCAACTTCGACGACTGCCTGGCGCTGGCCGCCAAGCTCGCCCAGGACTACCCGGTGGCGCTGGTCAACTCGGTGAACATCGACCGGCTGCACGGCCAGAAGACGGCGGCCTTCGAGATCGTCGAGGCCCTCGGTGACGCCCCGGACATCCACTGCCTGCCGGTCGGCAACGCCGGCAACATCTCCGCGTACTGGATGGGCTACACCGAGGACCTGGCGGCCGGCAACGCCACCCGCACCCCCCGGATGTACGGCTTCCAGGCCGCCGGTGCCGCGCCGATCGTCACCGGCCAGGTGGTGCCGGAGCCCTCGACCATCGCCACCGCCATCCGGATCGGCAACCCGGCGAGCTGGACCAAGGCCCTGGACGCCCGGGACGCCTCCGGGGGTCTGATCGACGCGGTCACCGACCGGGACATCCTCGCCGCGTACCGGCTGCTGGCCCGGGAGGTCGGGGTCTTCGTCGAGTTGGGCAGCGCGGCCAGCGTGGCGGGTCTGCTCCAGCAGGCCGCCGCCGGTCGGGTGCCGGCCGGTTCCACCGTGGTCTGCACGGTCACCGGCCACGGCCTGAAGGACCCGGAATGGGCCATCTCCACCGCCCCCTCCCCGGTCACCATCGCCAACGACCCCCTGGCCGCCGCCCGCTCCCTGGACCTGGCCTGA
- a CDS encoding DUF3105 domain-containing protein, translating to MSISTPGGPQRRPTVVSTGKKPAAGRPAADTKAASTKPATPKRAGGGGKGPRKPITPVKVSQGRPWGPIALFVAVGVLATSIIGYGAWAAIRGAQTWEEKAAQIEGIVNFRETDPEAISNSEHRSGKQEYAQSPPVGGPHNNTWQRCLGDVYDAPIAAEHALHSMEHGAVWLTYRPDLPAADVEKLAEVIRGNDFMMMSPYEGLDKPVSIQAWGYQLKVDSADDPRIKEFATTLAQNATVEPGATCSAGNYTTGTGTEPRDMQPSMGG from the coding sequence ATGAGCATCAGCACCCCGGGCGGCCCGCAGCGGCGCCCGACCGTGGTCAGCACCGGCAAGAAGCCGGCGGCGGGCCGGCCGGCCGCCGACACCAAGGCCGCCTCCACCAAGCCGGCGACACCCAAACGTGCTGGTGGGGGCGGTAAGGGACCACGCAAGCCAATCACCCCGGTCAAGGTCAGCCAGGGCCGGCCCTGGGGCCCGATCGCCCTCTTCGTCGCCGTCGGCGTGCTCGCCACGTCGATCATCGGGTACGGCGCCTGGGCGGCCATCCGGGGCGCCCAGACCTGGGAGGAGAAGGCGGCCCAGATCGAGGGCATCGTCAACTTCCGCGAGACCGACCCGGAGGCCATCTCCAACTCGGAGCACCGCTCCGGCAAGCAGGAGTACGCGCAGAGCCCGCCGGTCGGCGGCCCGCACAACAACACCTGGCAGCGCTGCCTCGGTGACGTCTACGACGCGCCGATCGCCGCCGAGCACGCCCTGCACAGCATGGAGCACGGCGCGGTCTGGCTCACCTACCGCCCCGACCTGCCCGCCGCCGACGTGGAGAAGCTGGCCGAGGTGATCCGTGGCAACGACTTCATGATGATGAGCCCGTACGAGGGCCTCGACAAGCCGGTCTCGATCCAGGCGTGGGGCTACCAGCTCAAGGTCGACAGCGCCGACGACCCGCGGATCAAGGAGTTCGCCACCACCCTGGCGCAGAACGCCACCGTGGAGCCGGGCGCCACCTGCTCCGCCGGCAACTACACCACCGGCACCGGCACGGAGCCGCGTGACATGCAGCCGTCGATGGGCGGCTGA
- a CDS encoding ABC transporter ATP-binding protein, which translates to MTSTVLPTRTEPQPPTQRARTGLLLAYLRPHWPAMLVGLLLGLFANAAGLAAPLVTKWVLDTLGAGEPLTRPVTVLLMLVVVGAVISLWQWILMGRIAEAVVLDARTGVIRRYLAARIDQLTRRPSGELVTRATSDPALLHQASGSLVGLTNGALALIGTLVLMGTLDLVLLGVTMVAVLVVAVLMGLLLPTIGRAQEAAQESVGRLGGILEGSLRAVRTVKASRAEQRQTEALTTHAREAARHGLHAARRSALVWTISWTGIQLAVIVILGVGAARAERGLIEVSTLIAFLLYAFGLMGPIGDLTQNLTAMQAGIAAAGRLREIEALAAEPGSAPAEVSANGGATAGPVLALRGVTARYAPGAPPAVRDIDLEIPRVGHTALVGPSGAGKTTLFSLLLRFLEPEHGELLLDGRRYVEHTPAQIRGRLAYVEQEAPVVPGTIGDNLRFTHPDATDDELWAALRAVDLHEKVTGLELGLDTPLAATTVSGGERQRIALARAVLRTPDVLLLDEATSQVDGLTEAVVSRCVRQRARQGAVVTIAHRLSTVLDADQIVVLEGGRIRAVGDHATLLRTDELYRDLVAALRIGTVAEPVMTAPEADEGNGSGTLLVPHDRLPQE; encoded by the coding sequence GTGACTTCGACCGTCTTACCCACCCGGACCGAACCGCAGCCGCCCACCCAGCGGGCCCGCACCGGGCTGCTGCTGGCCTACCTCCGGCCGCACTGGCCGGCGATGCTGGTCGGGCTGCTGCTCGGCCTGTTCGCCAACGCCGCCGGGCTGGCCGCCCCGCTGGTGACCAAGTGGGTGCTGGACACCCTCGGTGCCGGTGAGCCCCTGACCCGACCGGTCACCGTGCTGCTGATGCTCGTGGTGGTCGGTGCCGTCATCTCGCTGTGGCAGTGGATCCTGATGGGCCGGATCGCCGAGGCGGTGGTGCTCGACGCCCGCACCGGGGTGATCCGCCGCTACCTGGCCGCCCGGATCGACCAGCTGACCCGCCGCCCCAGTGGGGAACTGGTCACCCGGGCCACCTCCGACCCGGCGCTGCTGCACCAGGCATCCGGCAGCCTGGTCGGACTGACGAACGGCGCCCTGGCGCTGATCGGGACCCTGGTGCTGATGGGCACCCTGGACCTGGTGCTGCTGGGCGTCACCATGGTCGCGGTGCTGGTGGTCGCGGTGCTGATGGGCCTGCTGCTGCCCACCATCGGCCGAGCCCAGGAGGCCGCCCAGGAGTCGGTGGGACGGCTGGGCGGAATCCTGGAAGGCTCCCTGCGGGCGGTCCGCACGGTCAAGGCCAGCCGCGCCGAGCAGCGTCAGACCGAGGCCCTCACCACCCACGCCCGCGAGGCCGCCCGGCACGGCCTGCACGCCGCCCGGCGTAGCGCCCTGGTCTGGACCATCTCCTGGACCGGCATCCAACTAGCGGTCATCGTCATCCTCGGGGTCGGGGCCGCGCGGGCCGAACGCGGGCTGATCGAGGTGTCCACCCTCATCGCCTTCCTGCTCTACGCCTTCGGGCTGATGGGGCCGATCGGTGACCTGACCCAGAACCTGACCGCCATGCAGGCCGGCATCGCGGCGGCCGGCCGGTTGCGGGAGATCGAGGCCCTGGCGGCGGAGCCCGGCTCCGCGCCCGCCGAGGTATCAGCGAACGGGGGTGCCACCGCCGGGCCGGTGCTGGCCCTGCGCGGGGTCACCGCCCGGTACGCCCCCGGAGCCCCGCCCGCCGTACGGGACATCGACCTGGAGATCCCCCGGGTCGGCCACACCGCCCTGGTGGGACCCTCCGGGGCCGGCAAGACCACCCTGTTCTCCCTGCTGCTGCGCTTCCTCGAACCGGAGCACGGTGAACTGCTGCTGGACGGCCGCCGGTACGTCGAGCACACCCCGGCGCAGATCCGTGGCCGACTGGCCTACGTGGAGCAGGAGGCGCCGGTGGTGCCCGGCACCATCGGCGACAACCTGCGCTTCACCCATCCCGACGCCACCGACGACGAACTGTGGGCCGCCCTGCGGGCGGTCGACCTGCACGAGAAGGTGACCGGCCTGGAACTCGGATTGGACACCCCGTTGGCGGCCACCACGGTCTCCGGGGGTGAACGGCAGCGCATCGCGTTGGCTCGGGCGGTGCTGCGTACCCCGGATGTGCTGCTGTTGGACGAGGCCACCTCGCAGGTCGACGGCCTGACCGAGGCGGTGGTCAGCCGGTGCGTGCGGCAGCGGGCCCGGCAGGGTGCCGTGGTGACGATCGCCCACCGGCTCTCCACCGTGCTCGATGCCGACCAGATCGTCGTGCTGGAGGGTGGCCGGATCCGAGCCGTCGGTGACCACGCCACCCTGCTGCGTACCGACGAGCTCTATCGGGACCTGGTGGCGGCGCTGCGGATCGGCACCGTGGCGGAACCGGTCATGACCGCCCCGGAAGCTGACGAAGGGAACGGGTCGGGCACACTGCTCGTGCCCCACGACCGTCTCCCCCAGGAGTGA
- a CDS encoding winged helix-turn-helix domain-containing protein — protein MGVALRDARRSVTSWCRRHTIGGDGTVAAVRRGQRQGEPGTLSREQELELIDTLRGVHPDQFGLDEELWTRQSLQALIQQHFGLSLETGAVGAYLRAWGLGPREPRERACGLCVGAVERWVRSEYPAITRAAQEHLAEVYWLGRVRLRGTMPAADVISAVSSRGRVRFMITTPSLDPTLPRDFVLRLSGAEQRTVHLIVDGSWARNEWPRRLPRRIVPHPLPSCGRAVAA, from the coding sequence GTGGGGGTTGCACTCAGAGACGCACGGCGTTCCGTCACCAGCTGGTGCCGGCGCCACACCATCGGCGGTGACGGGACGGTGGCAGCCGTCCGTCGCGGACAGCGGCAGGGCGAGCCGGGAACGCTCAGCCGCGAGCAGGAGTTGGAACTGATCGACACCCTCCGGGGGGTCCACCCCGACCAGTTCGGCCTGGACGAGGAGCTCTGGACCCGACAGAGCCTGCAAGCGCTGATCCAGCAGCACTTCGGGCTCTCCCTGGAGACCGGGGCGGTCGGGGCGTACCTGCGGGCCTGGGGGTTGGGTCCCCGCGAGCCCCGCGAGCGGGCCTGCGGCCTCTGCGTCGGTGCGGTCGAGCGCTGGGTACGCAGCGAGTACCCGGCCATCACCCGGGCCGCCCAGGAGCACCTAGCCGAGGTCTACTGGCTCGGCCGGGTGCGCCTGCGCGGCACCATGCCGGCCGCCGACGTGATCTCCGCGGTCTCCTCCCGGGGTCGGGTCCGCTTCATGATCACCACACCCTCGCTGGACCCCACGCTGCCCCGGGACTTCGTCCTGCGGCTCAGCGGTGCCGAGCAGCGCACGGTGCACCTGATCGTGGACGGCTCCTGGGCCCGCAACGAGTGGCCCCGCCGACTGCCCCGACGCATCGTGCCGCACCCGCTGCCGAGCTGCGGCCGGGCCGTGGCCGCCTGA
- a CDS encoding TetR/AcrR family transcriptional regulator, which yields MASRDESGSRARTRQAILQAAIEVLSRNQTASLGDIATAAQVGRTTLHRYFAERSDLLAAVAAEGTARLNEATTRARLAEGNGAEALLRLCAEYFDLGDLLSLAFSEPALVGDPAWSTEVCDDDFHAMVARGHADGSIDPALPATWLQSVLWSQLYAGWSYLTEHQVSRHEALALVLRTLTGAVKPPPHPA from the coding sequence GTGGCGAGCAGGGATGAGAGCGGCAGCCGGGCGCGGACCCGGCAGGCCATCCTGCAAGCCGCGATCGAGGTGCTCAGCCGCAACCAGACCGCCAGCCTGGGTGATATCGCCACCGCCGCCCAGGTCGGCCGGACCACCCTGCACCGGTACTTCGCCGAACGGTCCGACCTGCTGGCCGCCGTGGCCGCCGAAGGTACGGCCCGGCTCAACGAGGCCACCACCCGCGCCCGCCTGGCCGAGGGCAACGGCGCCGAGGCCCTGCTGCGGCTCTGCGCGGAGTACTTCGACCTGGGCGACCTGCTCTCGCTGGCCTTCTCCGAGCCCGCGCTGGTCGGCGACCCCGCCTGGAGCACCGAGGTCTGCGACGACGACTTCCACGCCATGGTCGCCCGAGGCCACGCCGACGGCAGTATCGACCCGGCCCTACCCGCTACGTGGTTGCAGTCGGTCCTCTGGTCCCAGCTCTACGCCGGCTGGAGCTACCTCACCGAACACCAGGTCTCCCGCCACGAAGCCCTGGCCCTGGTCCTCCGCACCCTGACCGGCGCAGTCAAACCCCCACCCCACCCCGCTTGA
- a CDS encoding DUF305 domain-containing protein, giving the protein MPSAVQETAVEERAASAQPRPGSPMLRYLTLAMTALLLLGAGWTAATLYAGRTPGETSAEAGFARDMSRHHAQAVEMAMIAYAKGQDPAVRQIGYDIALTQQAQIGHMQRWLQEWDLLPTGSRPSMEWMSDGVTVDANGLMPGMATREEIASLHEAQGPEVDRLFLDLMIKHHIGGVHMADGVLEATDRPEVVRMAQSMKQGQQKEINELRKLQQGVG; this is encoded by the coding sequence ATGCCCAGCGCGGTGCAGGAGACGGCGGTCGAGGAGCGGGCCGCCTCGGCGCAGCCACGGCCGGGGTCCCCGATGCTGCGCTACCTGACCCTGGCCATGACGGCGTTGCTGCTGCTCGGGGCCGGCTGGACGGCCGCGACCCTCTACGCCGGGCGCACGCCGGGTGAGACGTCGGCCGAGGCCGGGTTCGCGCGGGACATGTCCCGTCACCACGCCCAGGCGGTGGAGATGGCCATGATCGCGTACGCCAAGGGCCAGGATCCGGCGGTCCGGCAGATCGGGTACGACATCGCCCTGACCCAGCAGGCCCAGATCGGGCATATGCAGCGCTGGTTGCAGGAGTGGGATCTGCTGCCGACCGGCTCCCGGCCGTCGATGGAGTGGATGTCCGACGGGGTCACGGTGGACGCCAACGGCCTGATGCCCGGCATGGCCACCCGCGAGGAGATCGCCAGCCTGCACGAGGCCCAGGGCCCCGAGGTCGACCGACTCTTCCTCGACCTGATGATCAAGCATCACATCGGCGGGGTGCACATGGCCGACGGAGTCCTTGAGGCCACCGACCGCCCCGAGGTGGTCCGGATGGCCCAGTCGATGAAGCAGGGGCAGCAGAAGGAGATCAACGAGCTGCGCAAGCTCCAGCAGGGCGTCGGCTGA
- the lysA gene encoding diaminopimelate decarboxylase — protein MRAHEAGALHGDIGNRGPAWLRTPADVNALMPQLWPRNTARGADGDLVVAGLRVRDLAAEFGTPVYVLDEDDLRSRCRDFRAAFPTEDVYYAGKAFLCRAVVRMIAEEGLFLDVCSGGELAVALAAGMPPERIGFHGNNKSEAELRRALDAGVGRIIVDSFAEIDRLTALAREREIRPRVLIRVTVGVEAHTHEFIATAHEDQKFGFSLAGGAAIAAALRILDEGVLELRGLHSHIGSQIFDTSGFEVSARRVLALQAQIRDARGVQLPELDLGGGFGIAYTSQDDPAAPHDLAKRLRKIVDSECAAEQLAVPHLSIEPGRAIVGPAVFTLYEVGTVKDVDGIRTYVSVDGGMSDNIRTALYDASYSATLASRSSTAEPMLARVVGKHCESGDIVVKDEFLPADVQPGDLVAVPGTGAYCRSMASNYNHVPRPPVVSVRDGQARLIVRRETEADLLALDVG, from the coding sequence ATGCGTGCTCATGAGGCCGGTGCCCTGCACGGCGACATCGGCAACCGGGGGCCGGCCTGGCTGCGTACCCCGGCCGACGTCAACGCCCTGATGCCGCAACTGTGGCCGCGCAACACCGCGCGCGGCGCCGACGGCGACCTGGTCGTCGCGGGCCTGCGGGTACGCGACCTCGCGGCCGAGTTCGGCACCCCGGTCTACGTGCTCGACGAGGACGACCTGCGCTCGCGCTGCCGGGACTTCCGGGCGGCCTTCCCGACCGAGGACGTCTACTACGCCGGCAAGGCCTTCCTCTGCCGGGCGGTGGTCCGGATGATCGCCGAGGAGGGGCTCTTCCTCGACGTGTGCAGCGGCGGTGAACTGGCCGTGGCGCTGGCCGCCGGAATGCCCCCGGAGCGGATCGGCTTCCACGGCAACAACAAGTCCGAGGCGGAGCTGCGGCGGGCGCTGGACGCCGGGGTGGGCCGGATCATCGTCGACTCCTTCGCCGAGATCGACCGGCTGACCGCGCTGGCCCGGGAGCGGGAGATCCGCCCCCGGGTGCTGATCCGGGTGACCGTCGGTGTCGAGGCACACACCCACGAGTTCATCGCCACCGCCCACGAGGACCAGAAGTTCGGCTTCTCCCTGGCCGGTGGGGCGGCCATCGCCGCCGCCCTGCGCATCCTCGACGAGGGCGTGCTGGAGCTGCGCGGGCTGCACTCGCACATCGGTTCCCAGATCTTCGACACCAGCGGGTTCGAGGTCTCCGCCCGTCGGGTGCTGGCCCTTCAGGCGCAGATCCGCGACGCCCGGGGGGTGCAGCTGCCCGAGCTGGATCTCGGTGGCGGTTTCGGCATCGCGTACACCAGCCAGGACGACCCGGCCGCCCCGCACGACCTGGCCAAGCGGCTGCGCAAGATCGTCGACTCGGAGTGCGCGGCGGAACAGTTGGCCGTGCCGCACCTGTCCATCGAGCCGGGCCGGGCGATCGTCGGCCCGGCCGTGTTCACCCTCTACGAGGTCGGTACGGTCAAGGACGTCGATGGCATCCGGACCTACGTCAGTGTCGACGGGGGGATGAGCGACAACATCCGCACCGCCCTCTACGACGCCTCGTACTCGGCCACCCTGGCCAGCCGGTCCAGCACCGCCGAGCCCATGCTCGCCCGCGTGGTGGGAAAGCATTGTGAGTCCGGGGATATCGTGGTGAAGGATGAATTCCTGCCCGCGGACGTGCAGCCCGGAGATCTTGTCGCGGTGCCTGGCACAGGTGCCTACTGCCGCAGCATGGCCAGCAACTACAACCACGTGCCCCGACCCCCGGTGGTCTCGGTACGGGATGGCCAGGCCCGGCTGATCGTCCGGCGGGAGACCGAAGCTGACCTGCTCGCCTTGGATGTGGGATGA
- the argS gene encoding arginine--tRNA ligase, with translation MTPAELAEAVLAAAHALFADRGLDRAALPEQTTVERPRNPEHGDYASTLALQLSKKVGVPPRDLAAGLAAQLASTPGIKSVEIAGPGFLNIRLDAAAAGQLARTIVTAGQEYGRGDTLAGLKINLEFVSANPTGPVHIGGVRWAAVGDALSRLLRATGAQVGTEYYFNDAGAQIDRFARSLLAAAKGEPAPEDGYGGAYIAEIADEVTARRPEVLSLDEAAAQEVFRVEGVELMFTEIKSSLRDFGVEFDTYFNEKDLHDRGELEHALTRLREQGHIFEADGATWLRTTDFGDDKDRVLRKSNGEWTYFAADCAYYLDKRERGFDRVVIMLGADHHGYIGRMKAMAACFGDDPAQNLEILIGQLVNLVREGAPVRMSKRAGTVITLEDLVEAIGVDASRYALARYSSDSPIDIDIELWTRATRDNPVYYVQYVAARTASVGRNAAEVGLTRGEADAFRPELLDHDKENELLKALAEFPTVVAAAAELREPHRVARYLEDLAGAYHRFYDNCRILPRGDEEVTDLHRARLWLNDATRVVIANGLRLLGVSAPERM, from the coding sequence GTGACTCCCGCAGAACTCGCCGAAGCTGTCCTAGCCGCCGCTCACGCCCTCTTTGCCGACCGAGGGCTGGACCGTGCGGCGCTGCCGGAGCAGACGACGGTCGAGCGACCGCGTAACCCCGAGCACGGCGACTACGCCTCGACACTGGCGTTGCAGTTGAGCAAGAAGGTGGGGGTGCCACCCCGGGATCTGGCCGCCGGACTGGCCGCCCAACTGGCCAGCACACCGGGGATCAAGTCGGTGGAGATCGCCGGTCCGGGCTTCCTGAACATCCGGCTGGACGCCGCCGCCGCCGGCCAGCTGGCCCGCACGATCGTCACGGCGGGCCAGGAGTACGGCCGGGGCGACACCCTGGCCGGTCTGAAGATCAACCTTGAGTTCGTCTCGGCCAACCCGACCGGCCCGGTGCACATCGGCGGGGTCCGGTGGGCAGCGGTCGGCGACGCGTTGAGCCGGCTGCTGCGGGCCACCGGCGCGCAGGTCGGCACGGAGTACTACTTCAACGACGCCGGTGCCCAGATCGACCGGTTCGCCCGTTCCCTGCTCGCCGCCGCCAAGGGGGAGCCGGCTCCGGAGGACGGCTACGGCGGGGCGTACATCGCCGAGATCGCCGATGAGGTGACCGCCCGACGGCCGGAGGTGCTGTCGCTCGACGAGGCCGCCGCCCAGGAGGTCTTCCGGGTCGAGGGCGTCGAGCTGATGTTCACCGAGATCAAGTCCTCGCTGCGGGACTTCGGGGTGGAGTTCGACACCTACTTCAACGAGAAGGACCTGCACGACCGGGGTGAGTTGGAGCACGCCCTGACCCGGCTGCGTGAGCAGGGGCACATCTTCGAGGCCGACGGCGCCACCTGGCTGCGGACCACCGACTTCGGTGACGACAAGGACCGGGTGCTGCGCAAGTCCAACGGCGAGTGGACCTACTTCGCCGCGGACTGCGCCTACTACCTGGACAAGCGGGAGCGCGGCTTCGACCGGGTCGTGATCATGCTGGGGGCGGACCACCACGGCTACATCGGCCGGATGAAGGCGATGGCGGCCTGCTTCGGTGACGACCCGGCCCAGAACCTGGAGATCCTCATCGGCCAGCTGGTCAACCTGGTCCGCGAGGGGGCACCGGTACGGATGAGCAAGCGCGCCGGCACGGTGATCACCCTGGAGGACCTGGTCGAGGCGATCGGGGTGGACGCTTCCCGGTACGCCCTGGCCCGCTACTCCAGCGACTCCCCGATCGACATCGACATCGAGCTGTGGACCCGGGCCACCCGCGACAACCCGGTCTACTACGTGCAGTACGTGGCCGCCCGGACGGCCAGCGTCGGGCGCAACGCCGCCGAGGTCGGGCTGACCCGGGGCGAGGCGGACGCCTTCCGCCCCGAGCTGCTCGACCACGACAAGGAGAACGAGCTGCTCAAGGCGCTCGCCGAGTTCCCCACCGTGGTCGCCGCCGCCGCCGAGCTGCGCGAGCCGCACCGGGTGGCCCGCTACCTGGAGGACCTGGCCGGGGCGTACCACCGGTTCTACGACAACTGCCGGATCCTGCCGCGTGGTGACGAGGAGGTCACCGACCTGCACCGGGCCCGGCTCTGGCTCAACGACGCCACCCGGGTGGTCATCGCCAACGGCCTGCGCCTGCTCGGCGTCTCGGCTCCGGAGAGGATGTAG
- a CDS encoding homoserine dehydrogenase, giving the protein MRLALLGCGTVGAEVVRLLHEQSADLAARIGAPLEIAGIAVRRIGRDRGDLPVDPALFTTDALGLIKRDDVDVVVEVVGGIEPARSWLVEALRGGKSVVTANKALLAEDGGALHDAALEGGGDLYYEASVAGAIPLLRPLRESLHGDRITQVTGIVNGTTNFILSAMHATGAGFAEALEEATELGYAEADPTADVEGFDAAAKAAILASLAFHTRVGAADVHREGITEVTSADVASAKAMGCTIKLLCIAARGTDAQGRESVNVRVHPAMIPLTHPLASVGDAFNAVFVEADAAGQLMFYGRGAGGAPTASAVLGDVVAVARNRLAGVRSASESAYADLPVRPMGEALTRYHISLDVADRPGVLEAVAGVFARHHVSIATVRQGPSGGDNDDAVLVIVTHVAPDAALAATVDELRGLEIVRSVASVLRVEGGL; this is encoded by the coding sequence GTGCGCCTGGCCCTGCTCGGCTGTGGCACCGTCGGTGCCGAGGTGGTCCGGCTGCTGCACGAGCAGTCCGCTGACCTCGCCGCCCGGATCGGTGCCCCGCTGGAGATCGCCGGCATCGCCGTACGCCGGATCGGTCGTGACCGTGGTGACCTGCCGGTGGACCCGGCGCTGTTCACCACGGACGCCCTCGGCCTGATCAAGCGCGACGACGTCGACGTGGTGGTCGAGGTGGTCGGCGGCATCGAACCGGCGCGCAGCTGGCTGGTGGAGGCGCTGCGGGGCGGCAAGAGCGTGGTCACCGCCAACAAGGCCCTGCTCGCCGAGGACGGCGGCGCCCTGCACGACGCGGCTCTCGAGGGCGGTGGCGACCTCTACTACGAGGCCTCCGTGGCCGGAGCGATCCCGCTGCTGCGCCCGCTGCGCGAGTCGCTGCACGGGGACCGGATCACCCAGGTCACCGGCATCGTCAACGGCACCACCAACTTCATCCTCTCCGCCATGCACGCCACCGGCGCCGGCTTCGCCGAGGCCCTGGAGGAGGCGACCGAGCTGGGGTACGCCGAGGCGGACCCGACCGCCGACGTGGAGGGCTTCGACGCCGCGGCCAAGGCCGCCATCCTCGCCTCCCTGGCCTTCCACACCCGGGTCGGCGCGGCCGACGTGCACCGGGAGGGCATCACCGAGGTGACCTCCGCCGACGTGGCCAGCGCCAAGGCGATGGGCTGCACCATCAAGCTGCTCTGCATCGCGGCCCGGGGCACGGACGCCCAGGGCCGGGAGTCGGTGAACGTCCGGGTGCACCCGGCGATGATCCCGCTGACCCACCCCCTGGCCAGCGTCGGCGACGCCTTCAACGCGGTCTTCGTGGAGGCCGACGCGGCCGGTCAGCTGATGTTCTACGGGCGGGGTGCCGGTGGGGCGCCGACCGCCAGCGCCGTTCTCGGTGACGTGGTGGCGGTGGCCCGCAACCGGCTCGCCGGGGTCCGCTCGGCCAGTGAGTCCGCCTACGCCGACCTGCCGGTCCGGCCGATGGGGGAGGCCCTGACCCGCTACCACATCAGCCTGGACGTCGCCGACCGTCCGGGTGTGCTGGAGGCGGTGGCCGGAGTGTTCGCCCGGCACCACGTCTCCATCGCCACCGTCCGGCAGGGCCCCTCAGGTGGCGACAACGACGACGCCGTACTGGTGATCGTGACCCATGTGGCCCCGGACGCGGCGCTGGCGGCCACGGTCGACGAGCTGCGTGGGCTGGAGATCGTCCGGTCGGTGGCCAGCGTGCTGCGGGTCGAGGGCGGTCTCTGA